From Mannheimia pernigra, one genomic window encodes:
- the modB gene encoding molybdate ABC transporter permease subunit: protein MFDFTPQELNAIVLSLKVASIAVMLALPLAVWVAWLLSRKQFWGKNLLNGIVHLPLVLPPVVIGYLLLISMAKRGVIGQYLWEWFNVSFSFSWKGAVLASMVMAFPLMVRSIRLAFDSVDPKLEQAARTLGATPLNVFFTLTLPLSFSGIVAGTVLGFARSLGEFGATITFVSNIPNQTQTIPAALFTFIETPDGEMAAARLCMVAIVISLIALFCSEWLAERQKRYAKT, encoded by the coding sequence ATGTTTGATTTTACCCCACAAGAACTCAATGCGATTGTTCTCAGCCTAAAAGTTGCCTCCATTGCAGTGATGCTTGCCCTGCCACTTGCCGTGTGGGTGGCTTGGTTGCTTTCTCGCAAACAATTTTGGGGTAAAAATCTCTTAAACGGCATTGTGCATCTTCCCCTAGTTTTGCCTCCTGTTGTTATTGGCTATTTATTGCTTATCTCGATGGCGAAACGAGGAGTAATCGGACAATACCTGTGGGAGTGGTTTAATGTTAGCTTTAGTTTTTCTTGGAAGGGAGCGGTGCTTGCCTCAATGGTGATGGCATTTCCGCTAATGGTGCGTTCTATTCGCTTAGCGTTTGATTCAGTTGATCCTAAACTGGAACAAGCTGCCCGCACCTTGGGGGCAACACCGCTCAACGTCTTTTTCACCCTCACGCTACCGCTTTCATTCTCGGGTATTGTGGCTGGCACGGTGTTAGGTTTTGCTCGCTCGTTGGGTGAATTTGGGGCAACCATTACCTTTGTGTCCAACATTCCAAACCAAACCCAAACCATTCCAGCTGCCCTGTTTACCTTTATCGAAACCCCAGATGGCGAAATGGCAGCTGCTCGGCTTTGTATGGTGGCAATCGTCATTTCACTTATCGCCCTATTCTGTTCCGAATGGTTAGCGGAAAGGCAAAAACGTTATGCTAAAACTTAA
- a CDS encoding ABC transporter ATP-binding protein, whose translation MKALELINLVKTYPTGIKAVKGINLVVEQGDFYALLGHNGAGKSTTIGIISSLVNKTSGSVKVFGYDLDTQKVQLKHQIGLVPQEFNFNQFEKVIDVLVQQAGFYGIAHKEALIRAEKWLKLLDLWEKRTHLTRELSGGMKRRVMIARALMHNPKLLILDEPTAGVDIELRRSLWDFLRDLNNQGTTIILTTHYLEEAEILCRHIGIIQNGELIENTSMKALLTKLESEVFVLDLQNSDKNQPLVIQHYPHKWLDENTLEVNVKRQQGLTHLFLQIAEQGAEVLSMRNKSNRLEELFINMAQ comes from the coding sequence ATGAAAGCATTAGAATTAATCAACCTTGTTAAAACCTATCCAACTGGCATAAAAGCGGTAAAAGGGATCAACCTTGTGGTTGAACAAGGCGATTTCTACGCCTTGTTAGGACATAACGGTGCAGGAAAATCCACAACTATTGGCATTATCAGCTCACTTGTGAATAAAACAAGTGGGAGCGTGAAAGTCTTTGGCTACGATTTAGATACGCAAAAAGTGCAACTAAAACACCAAATTGGCTTAGTACCACAAGAGTTTAATTTTAATCAATTTGAAAAAGTTATTGATGTGTTGGTGCAGCAGGCTGGCTTCTACGGTATTGCTCATAAAGAAGCATTAATACGGGCAGAAAAGTGGCTAAAATTACTCGATTTATGGGAAAAACGAACTCATCTTACCCGTGAACTTTCAGGGGGAATGAAACGTCGAGTGATGATTGCCAGAGCTTTAATGCACAATCCAAAACTGTTGATTTTAGATGAACCAACAGCAGGTGTAGATATTGAACTTCGCCGTTCATTATGGGATTTCCTACGAGATCTGAATAATCAAGGCACAACCATTATTCTTACTACGCACTACTTGGAAGAAGCTGAAATCCTGTGCCGTCATATCGGTATTATTCAAAATGGTGAACTCATTGAAAATACCTCAATGAAGGCTCTGCTTACAAAATTAGAAAGTGAGGTTTTTGTGTTAGATTTGCAAAATTCTGATAAAAATCAACCGCTTGTTATTCAACATTATCCACATAAGTGGCTAGATGAAAATACCCTTGAAGTGAATGTAAAACGCCAGCAAGGGCTCACTCATCTCTTCTTGCAAATTGCTGAGCAAGGAGCAGAAGTATTAAGTATGCGTAACAAATCTAATCGCTTGGAAGAACTTTTTATCAATATGGCTCAATAA
- the modC gene encoding molybdenum ABC transporter ATP-binding protein ModC: MLKLNLTQQLSNFELNINLTLPAKGVTAIFGRSGAGKSSLINLIAGLSTAQSGLIELNGRTLFDSQKGINLPPEKRHIGYVFQEHRLFPHYSVEKNLKYGCKRSNSADFLQIVELLGISHLLDRYPASLSGGEKQRVAIGRALLSSPDILLMDEPLSALDLPRKQELLDYLSQLATTLEIPILYVSHSLDEIVRLADNLVLLENGKVTAFNTVVNVWQSPAFEAWQPNNQRISLLELPIKEHQTRYKMLGLDLNGQILWINEIPHYRLGEKLRVTIASANVSLSIEKPAQSSIRNILKGIVCQIEHHSNKVDIQINVENQQIWSTISLWSFEELAISKGQTVYLQVKSVSL; encoded by the coding sequence ATGCTAAAACTTAATCTTACCCAACAACTCAGTAACTTTGAGCTGAACATTAATCTCACTCTTCCAGCAAAAGGCGTTACTGCTATTTTCGGTCGTTCGGGGGCGGGTAAATCTAGCCTGATTAATTTAATTGCGGGGCTTTCTACGGCACAATCTGGGCTGATTGAATTAAACGGACGTACGCTGTTTGACAGCCAAAAAGGCATAAATCTTCCGCCTGAAAAACGCCATATTGGTTATGTATTCCAAGAACATCGACTTTTTCCTCATTATTCGGTGGAGAAAAACCTCAAATACGGTTGCAAGCGGTCAAATTCTGCCGATTTTTTGCAAATTGTCGAGCTTTTAGGCATTTCTCATTTGTTAGATCGCTACCCTGCCAGCCTATCTGGCGGTGAAAAACAGCGTGTAGCAATTGGACGTGCGTTATTAAGTTCTCCAGATATTTTATTGATGGATGAGCCTTTATCTGCTCTTGATCTGCCTCGTAAACAAGAGCTTTTAGATTATTTAAGCCAGCTTGCCACTACACTTGAAATCCCGATTTTATACGTTAGCCATAGCCTCGATGAAATCGTGCGGCTGGCGGATAATTTAGTATTGCTTGAAAACGGCAAAGTGACCGCCTTTAATACTGTTGTCAATGTTTGGCAAAGCCCTGCATTTGAAGCTTGGCAGCCAAATAATCAACGTATTAGCCTGCTTGAGCTGCCTATTAAAGAACATCAAACTCGCTATAAAATGCTGGGGCTTGATCTCAATGGCCAGATATTATGGATTAACGAAATCCCTCACTACCGCCTAGGTGAAAAATTGCGTGTGACTATTGCAAGTGCTAATGTTTCGCTAAGCATTGAAAAGCCAGCACAAAGTTCTATTCGTAATATATTAAAAGGCATCGTATGCCAAATTGAGCATCACTCAAATAAAGTGGATATACAGATCAATGTCGAAAATCAACAAATTTGGAGTACGATTAGCTTGTGGTCTTTTGAGGAACTGGCCATTTCAAAAGGGCAAACCGTCTATCTACAAGTCAAAAGCGTTTCTTTATAG
- the modA gene encoding molybdate ABC transporter substrate-binding protein: MNKLKKLTISALFALASTSAWAENITVFAAASMTNVLQEINQDFERQYPEDKVTFSFSSSSALAKQIEQDAPADVFISADLKWLDYLAKKQPAKIKNRTNIIKNALVLVAPKESEIQANSIQAVDFTKELANSYLSVGDPSHVPAGRYAQKALTYYNLWETVEPKLARAKNVRDALSFVERGESPLGIVYATDAKASDKVKVVAIFSPESYGEIVYPAAVVSEKQSAIKFLDFLQTPEAKARFEAAGFKLIE; encoded by the coding sequence ATGAACAAACTCAAAAAACTCACTATTTCCGCTTTATTCGCCCTTGCCTCAACTTCAGCGTGGGCGGAGAACATAACTGTTTTTGCCGCAGCTTCAATGACAAACGTATTGCAGGAAATTAATCAAGATTTTGAGCGACAATATCCTGAAGATAAAGTAACCTTTTCTTTTTCCTCCTCTTCCGCATTAGCCAAACAAATTGAACAAGATGCACCAGCAGATGTTTTTATTTCTGCTGATCTAAAATGGCTGGATTATCTTGCCAAAAAACAACCTGCTAAAATTAAAAACAGAACCAATATCATCAAAAATGCCCTCGTTTTAGTTGCCCCGAAAGAGAGTGAAATTCAAGCCAATAGCATACAAGCGGTCGATTTTACCAAAGAATTAGCAAACAGCTATTTATCTGTGGGCGATCCTTCCCACGTTCCAGCAGGCAGATACGCCCAAAAAGCTTTAACTTACTATAATTTATGGGAAACGGTTGAGCCCAAATTAGCTCGTGCAAAAAATGTGCGAGATGCGCTCTCCTTTGTTGAACGTGGCGAATCGCCATTAGGCATTGTGTATGCAACGGATGCAAAAGCGTCTGATAAAGTGAAAGTCGTTGCTATTTTCTCACCTGAAAGCTATGGCGAGATTGTTTACCCTGCCGCGGTGGTGAGTGAAAAACAATCTGCCATAAAATTTTTAGATTTTCTACAAACACCAGAAGCCAAAGCCCGATTTGAAGCCGCTGGATTTAAACTGATTGAGTGA
- the dnaX gene encoding DNA polymerase III subunit gamma/tau, whose amino-acid sequence MSYQVLARKWRPQRFSEVVGQQHVLSALENSLREDRLHYSYLFSGTRGVGKTSIARLFAKGLNCEDGITAEPCGECANCKAIEEGHFIDLIEIDAASRTKVEDTRELLDNVQYKPTVGRFKVYLIDEVHMLSRHSFNALLKTLEEPPEYVKFLLATTDPQKLPITILSRCMQFHLRALEQSQIANHLEFILNAESIPYETLAIEKLAKAAQGSIRDSLSLTDQAIAMSNGNITLPIVSQMLGLIDDNQPLELVQAIAQADGEKAMAIIEQVASKGVNWQQLLSDIAETLHKIAMLQLLKTTTTEETLIHFLAKQIPPEDVQFFYQLILNSKKELLFAPEQRAGVEMAILRALAFHPKQTERMATLATSPTSVMPQVNHLASHTQSKPQNQIAKLKENFDRTQEKAVIDSPDTQVIETKATDIKPAIQQENSPPTLSPAMAALEARKKLQQQQANLAQTEKKKPELTPTRFVAKKSENSTALLHEHFIHFTENQHQVAQPTTQKVEFAPKSVEDEDYQWTWLNPELESQEDSAKPSDIKQAILQERTPELVQKTIKLSCQQDRWCDITNSLHLGGFSRQIGLNSYLDKHADSHLSLVLKPNMAHLDNVESRKNLEIALAEKGYTYDLSIGDNAEKPTPLEIRRTIFKQLTEAAKSALLNDEKLMLLRNAFDANIDESTIRAVAESE is encoded by the coding sequence ATGAGTTATCAAGTTTTAGCCCGCAAATGGAGACCACAACGCTTTTCAGAAGTCGTTGGGCAACAGCACGTTTTATCTGCTCTTGAAAATAGTTTAAGAGAAGATAGACTTCACTATTCCTACCTGTTTTCAGGTACGCGTGGTGTTGGTAAAACGTCAATTGCCCGTCTGTTTGCTAAAGGGCTAAACTGTGAAGACGGTATTACGGCCGAGCCTTGTGGTGAATGTGCTAATTGTAAAGCAATTGAAGAGGGGCATTTTATCGATCTGATTGAGATCGATGCTGCCTCTCGCACCAAAGTGGAAGACACCCGTGAACTACTTGATAATGTGCAATACAAACCAACTGTTGGGCGTTTTAAAGTTTATCTGATTGACGAAGTGCATATGCTCTCCCGCCACAGTTTTAATGCGTTACTAAAAACGCTTGAAGAGCCGCCTGAATACGTCAAATTCTTATTAGCCACTACCGATCCACAAAAGTTACCGATTACCATTTTATCGCGTTGTATGCAATTTCATTTGCGTGCATTAGAGCAATCGCAAATCGCAAACCATTTAGAGTTCATTCTCAACGCAGAAAGCATTCCCTACGAAACCCTTGCGATTGAAAAGCTGGCAAAAGCGGCACAAGGTAGCATTCGAGACTCTCTCAGCCTGACTGATCAAGCTATCGCAATGAGTAATGGAAATATTACATTACCTATTGTAAGCCAAATGCTCGGGCTAATTGATGACAACCAACCCCTAGAATTAGTGCAAGCGATTGCCCAAGCTGATGGCGAAAAAGCAATGGCAATCATTGAGCAAGTTGCCTCTAAAGGCGTGAATTGGCAACAGCTACTCAGCGATATTGCAGAAACCTTGCACAAAATTGCGATGCTGCAACTCTTGAAAACAACCACAACCGAAGAAACCCTTATTCATTTTCTGGCAAAACAGATACCACCTGAAGATGTGCAATTTTTCTATCAACTCATTCTTAACAGTAAAAAAGAGCTGCTATTTGCTCCAGAACAGCGTGCTGGAGTAGAAATGGCAATATTGCGTGCTTTAGCTTTCCACCCAAAACAGACTGAAAGAATGGCTACATTAGCCACATCGCCTACTTCTGTTATGCCACAAGTAAACCATCTGGCTTCACATACGCAATCAAAACCACAAAATCAAATCGCTAAATTAAAAGAAAATTTTGATAGAACTCAGGAAAAAGCAGTCATTGACTCACCCGATACGCAAGTCATTGAAACAAAAGCGACTGATATAAAACCAGCAATACAGCAAGAAAATAGTCCGCCTACGCTTTCTCCTGCAATGGCAGCACTTGAAGCTCGTAAAAAATTACAGCAACAGCAAGCCAATTTAGCTCAAACTGAAAAAAAAAAGCCTGAGCTAACACCTACTCGATTTGTTGCAAAAAAATCAGAAAATTCGACCGCTTTATTGCACGAACACTTTATTCACTTTACTGAAAATCAACACCAAGTTGCTCAGCCAACTACTCAGAAAGTAGAATTTGCACCCAAAAGCGTTGAAGATGAAGATTACCAATGGACTTGGCTCAATCCTGAATTAGAAAGCCAAGAAGACAGTGCTAAACCGTCGGATATTAAACAAGCCATTTTGCAAGAACGTACGCCTGAATTGGTGCAAAAAACCATTAAATTATCTTGCCAACAAGATAGATGGTGCGATATTACCAATTCGCTCCACTTAGGCGGTTTTTCTCGCCAAATTGGCCTAAATAGCTACTTAGACAAACACGCTGATAGCCACCTTTCTTTGGTTTTGAAACCGAATATGGCACATTTAGATAATGTAGAATCACGTAAAAATTTAGAAATAGCCTTAGCTGAAAAAGGTTACACCTACGATTTATCCATAGGCGACAATGCGGAAAAACCGACTCCGCTCGAAATTCGCCGAACAATTTTCAAACAATTAACGGAAGCAGCCAAATCAGCGTTGCTTAATGATGAAAAATTGATGTTACTTCGCAACGCCTTTGATGCAAACATTGACGAATCGACTATTCGGGCGGTTGCAGAAAGTGAGTAA
- the uvrC gene encoding excinuclease ABC subunit UvrC — protein MSEFNAKSFLADVPHQPGVYRMYDGTGTIIYVGKAKDLKKRLSSYFRANLPNRKTEALVSHIAHIETTLTHSETEALLLEHNYIKENQPKYNVLLRDDKAYPYILLTKHPHPRVTSFRGSKKMSGEYFGPYPNATAVRETLYLLQKIFPVRQCEDSYYKNRSRPCLQYQIGRCLAPCVEGYCTQEEYNNQVKLVRLFLQGKDHQVVEYLIGKMESAAENLEFEMAARYRDQIQLVREVMEKQSITTDRWDDLDFISIAYQYGIACVHILFVRQGKVLGNRSYFPKVPNHTELAELSDTFIGQFYLQMNQHRTIPNQIVIDQAVSEKIALEAVLSQQAGHKVTILNKVRGEKGRYLALAQTNAMAALNVQLKQEERIHTRYEALQAVLNLEKITRMECFDISHTMGNQTVAACVVFDENGILKSDYRRFNIEGITPGDDYAAMEQALLKRYDRPQPPEKIPDIIFIDGGKGQLNRALETFANLNVEWDRSKPLLIGVAKGVERKAGLETLIISKWDKEINLPPDSPALHLIQHIRDEAHNHAINAHRKKRQKAFTESGLESIAGVGAQRRQALLKYLGGMQGVKNATLEEIQSVPGISKALADVIFDTLKNS, from the coding sequence ATGTCCGAATTTAATGCCAAATCTTTTCTTGCCGATGTCCCTCATCAACCAGGTGTTTATCGTATGTATGATGGCACGGGAACCATTATCTATGTGGGTAAAGCCAAAGATTTAAAAAAGCGTTTATCTAGCTATTTCCGTGCGAATTTACCCAATCGTAAAACCGAAGCATTAGTGTCTCATATTGCTCATATTGAGACAACACTTACCCATTCTGAAACAGAAGCGTTGCTGCTAGAACACAACTATATTAAAGAAAATCAGCCCAAATATAATGTGCTTCTACGTGATGACAAAGCCTATCCTTATATTTTGCTTACAAAGCACCCGCATCCTCGTGTCACCAGTTTTCGAGGCAGCAAAAAAATGAGCGGTGAATATTTTGGGCCCTACCCAAATGCTACCGCAGTGCGAGAAACGCTCTATTTGTTACAAAAGATTTTTCCTGTGCGTCAATGTGAAGATAGTTACTACAAAAATCGTTCTCGCCCTTGCTTGCAATATCAAATTGGACGTTGCCTTGCTCCTTGTGTTGAGGGTTACTGTACGCAAGAGGAATACAATAACCAAGTCAAATTAGTTCGACTTTTTTTACAAGGCAAAGATCATCAAGTGGTTGAGTATCTGATCGGGAAAATGGAAAGTGCGGCTGAAAATCTTGAGTTTGAGATGGCAGCACGTTATCGAGATCAGATTCAACTTGTGCGTGAAGTAATGGAAAAACAGTCAATTACCACCGACCGTTGGGATGATTTGGATTTTATATCAATTGCTTATCAATATGGAATTGCTTGTGTGCATATTCTCTTTGTGCGGCAAGGCAAAGTGTTAGGCAATCGAAGCTATTTTCCCAAAGTGCCGAATCATACTGAACTTGCTGAGCTGAGCGATACCTTTATTGGGCAGTTTTATTTGCAGATGAACCAACATCGTACCATTCCAAATCAGATTGTCATTGACCAAGCGGTAAGTGAAAAAATAGCACTGGAAGCGGTGCTTTCTCAGCAAGCAGGGCATAAAGTGACGATTTTAAATAAAGTGCGGGGAGAAAAAGGACGCTATCTTGCGTTAGCTCAAACTAATGCAATGGCAGCACTCAATGTTCAGTTAAAGCAAGAGGAGCGAATTCACACTCGCTATGAGGCGTTACAAGCGGTGCTAAATCTCGAAAAAATAACCAGAATGGAATGTTTTGATATTAGCCACACGATGGGTAATCAAACCGTGGCTGCTTGCGTGGTATTTGATGAAAATGGTATTTTGAAATCGGATTATCGCCGTTTTAACATTGAAGGTATTACACCTGGCGATGATTATGCTGCAATGGAGCAAGCACTATTGAAGCGTTACGATAGACCCCAGCCGCCTGAAAAAATCCCTGATATTATTTTTATTGATGGTGGTAAAGGTCAGCTCAATCGGGCATTGGAGACTTTTGCTAACCTTAATGTGGAATGGGACAGATCAAAGCCTCTTTTGATTGGTGTAGCAAAAGGGGTAGAACGTAAAGCAGGGTTGGAAACCTTAATCATCAGTAAATGGGATAAAGAAATTAATTTGCCGCCTGACAGTCCAGCATTGCATTTAATTCAGCATATTCGAGATGAGGCTCACAATCACGCTATCAATGCCCATCGTAAAAAACGTCAAAAAGCCTTTACTGAGAGCGGTTTAGAAAGTATTGCAGGGGTAGGGGCTCAGCGTCGCCAAGCCTTATTGAAATATTTAGGCGGTATGCAAGGCGTAAAAAATGCTACTCTTGAAGAAATTCAAAGTGTGCCAGGCATTTCCAAAGCATTGGCAGACGTGATTTTTGATACTTTGAAAAATAGTTAG
- a CDS encoding ABC transporter permease, translating into MNFIGFYTLACKECRRILRIWRQTIVPPVITTTLYFLIFGKLIGGRIGEMNGIGYMEFIAPGLIMMTAITASYVNTASSFFLSKFTRDFEELLISPLSTHNIIWGYVLGSILRASLAALLVMCVAMIFVRLDIYCVSVIILTLFLTIIAFALGGLINAVFAKSFDDIGIIPTFVLTPLTYLGGVFYSISLLPEFWQTVSKFNPIVYMINGLRYGFLGISDVHLIYTFAVLIALCVVLYSVAYSLIQRGIGLRS; encoded by the coding sequence ATGAATTTTATCGGATTTTATACCTTAGCTTGCAAAGAATGTCGCCGTATTCTACGAATTTGGCGACAAACCATTGTGCCACCAGTTATCACCACTACGCTATATTTTTTGATTTTTGGTAAATTAATCGGCGGACGTATTGGGGAAATGAACGGTATAGGCTATATGGAATTTATCGCTCCTGGCTTAATTATGATGACAGCAATTACCGCCTCTTATGTGAATACCGCCTCATCTTTCTTTTTAAGCAAATTCACTCGTGATTTTGAAGAGCTACTGATTTCGCCCCTTTCCACTCATAATATTATTTGGGGCTATGTGTTAGGCAGTATCCTACGAGCAAGTTTAGCCGCCCTATTAGTAATGTGTGTGGCGATGATTTTCGTCAGACTTGATATCTATTGCGTTAGCGTCATTATTTTAACGCTCTTTTTAACCATTATTGCCTTTGCATTAGGTGGCTTGATTAATGCGGTTTTTGCTAAATCTTTTGATGATATAGGGATCATTCCAACCTTTGTACTTACGCCTCTTACTTATTTAGGTGGCGTGTTTTATTCTATCTCGCTACTGCCTGAATTTTGGCAAACAGTGTCAAAATTCAACCCGATTGTGTATATGATTAATGGCTTAAGATACGGCTTTCTTGGTATTAGCGATGTGCATTTGATTTATACATTTGCAGTACTCATTGCATTATGTGTGGTGCTATATAGTGTAGCTTATTCTTTAATTCAACGAGGGATTGGGCTAAGGTCTTAG
- the pgsA gene encoding CDP-diacylglycerol--glycerol-3-phosphate 3-phosphatidyltransferase: MILNFPTCLTLVRIAMIPLFIVAFYLPTKYAAEIATFIFFIASITDAFDGYLARKWNQTTRLGAFLDPVADKVLVAVAFVCVAEYYHTWWITIPICIMIAREIIISALREWMAELGERASIAVSIWGKVKTTAQMLALGGMIWRQSEAMEILAFILLYIAAGLTIWSMLQYLNASKSSLLKS, translated from the coding sequence ATGATACTTAATTTCCCAACTTGTTTAACCTTGGTTCGTATCGCAATGATCCCACTGTTTATTGTGGCGTTCTATCTACCCACTAAATATGCTGCTGAAATTGCAACTTTTATCTTTTTTATTGCTTCCATTACGGATGCTTTTGATGGCTATCTAGCACGTAAATGGAATCAAACAACCAGACTAGGTGCGTTTTTAGACCCTGTTGCTGATAAGGTGTTGGTTGCGGTGGCTTTTGTGTGTGTAGCCGAATATTATCATACTTGGTGGATCACAATTCCCATCTGCATTATGATTGCACGAGAAATTATTATTTCTGCCTTGCGTGAATGGATGGCAGAACTTGGTGAGAGAGCAAGCATTGCGGTTTCAATTTGGGGAAAAGTGAAAACCACTGCACAAATGTTAGCCTTAGGTGGGATGATTTGGCGACAAAGCGAAGCAATGGAGATTTTAGCCTTTATCCTACTTTATATTGCAGCAGGTTTGACTATTTGGTCTATGTTGCAATATTTAAATGCCTCAAAAAGTAGTTTGTTGAAGTCGTAA
- the apt gene encoding adenine phosphoribosyltransferase: MSQLDLIKSSIKSIPDYPKAGIIFRDITSLLEVPTAFQAAVDAITAEFKDKGITKIVGTESRGFIFGAPVALALGVPFVLVRKPKKLPREVISQSYTLEYGEDTLEIHKDAINTNDNVLMIDDLLATGGTIDATAKLIRRLGGKVENAAFVIWLPELGGKERLAKEGITSFSLVSFEGH; this comes from the coding sequence ATGAGCCAATTAGATTTAATTAAATCTTCCATCAAATCTATTCCTGATTACCCTAAAGCAGGGATTATTTTCCGTGATATTACTTCTCTCTTAGAAGTGCCAACAGCTTTTCAAGCAGCAGTTGATGCTATTACGGCTGAATTTAAAGACAAAGGCATTACGAAAATTGTCGGCACGGAGTCCCGTGGCTTCATTTTCGGGGCCCCTGTTGCTTTAGCACTTGGCGTGCCTTTTGTATTAGTTCGCAAACCTAAAAAATTACCCCGTGAAGTCATTTCTCAGTCTTATACTTTAGAATATGGCGAAGACACGTTAGAAATTCACAAAGATGCCATTAATACTAACGACAATGTGTTAATGATTGACGACCTATTAGCCACTGGCGGCACGATTGATGCAACAGCCAAATTAATCCGCCGCTTGGGGGGCAAAGTAGAAAATGCTGCGTTTGTTATTTGGTTACCTGAGTTAGGTGGCAAAGAGCGTTTAGCAAAAGAAGGCATTACCTCCTTTAGCTTAGTCAGTTTTGAAGGACATTAA
- a CDS encoding TusE/DsrC/DsvC family sulfur relay protein codes for MWHFYFMSIELNNIEYPTDDAGYLKNLADWSSELAEKIAEKEQITLTEEHWEIIYLVRDFYQEYKTSPAIRMLVKAIAQEFGEEKGSSRYLQRLFPEGPAKQATKIAGLPKPAKCL; via the coding sequence ATGTGGCATTTTTATTTTATGTCTATTGAACTAAATAATATCGAATATCCAACTGATGATGCAGGCTATTTAAAAAACTTAGCTGACTGGTCTTCAGAATTAGCAGAAAAAATCGCAGAAAAAGAGCAAATCACATTAACTGAAGAACATTGGGAAATCATCTATTTGGTGCGTGATTTTTATCAAGAATACAAAACGTCCCCTGCTATTCGTATGTTAGTGAAAGCCATTGCACAAGAATTTGGCGAAGAGAAAGGTAGCAGCCGTTATTTGCAGCGTTTATTTCCTGAAGGTCCCGCGAAACAAGCCACAAAAATTGCAGGATTACCTAAACCCGCAAAATGTTTATAA
- a CDS encoding Bax inhibitor-1 family protein — protein sequence MENRLAHSYSTKESLISTHKVLRNTYMLLAITLTFSAVVAFTSMAMNAPMMPWWGLLVGFYGLLFLTNATANSSAGILSVFALTGFLGYTLGPILNRYIGAGLGDIVALAFGATALVFFACSAYVLTTKKDMSFISGMMIALFVVLLVGIVANIFLAIPALSLALSSLFIIFSSGAILLATSNIIHGGETNYIRATVDLYVSIYNLFVSFLQIFGVLGNDD from the coding sequence ATGGAAAATCGTTTAGCTCATAGCTACTCAACCAAAGAATCACTCATCAGCACTCACAAAGTGCTTCGTAATACTTATATGTTGTTGGCAATAACCTTAACTTTCTCCGCAGTAGTTGCTTTTACCTCAATGGCAATGAATGCACCAATGATGCCTTGGTGGGGATTGTTAGTAGGTTTCTACGGATTGCTTTTCTTAACTAACGCAACAGCTAATAGTAGTGCTGGAATTTTAAGCGTATTTGCTCTAACTGGTTTCTTAGGCTACACCTTAGGCCCAATCTTAAATCGTTATATTGGAGCAGGCTTAGGCGATATTGTTGCCCTTGCATTTGGTGCAACTGCATTAGTTTTCTTTGCCTGTTCAGCTTATGTATTAACAACGAAAAAAGATATGAGCTTTATCAGTGGAATGATGATTGCCCTTTTTGTGGTGTTATTAGTCGGCATTGTGGCAAATATCTTCTTAGCTATTCCAGCTTTAAGCTTAGCATTAAGCAGCTTATTTATCATCTTCTCAAGCGGTGCTATTTTGCTTGCAACTAGCAATATTATTCACGGTGGTGAAACCAACTATATTCGTGCAACGGTTGATTTATATGTTTCTATCTACAACCTATTTGTGAGTTTCTTACAAATCTTTGGCGTATTAGGTAATGACGATTAA